From Pseudothermotoga thermarum DSM 5069, a single genomic window includes:
- a CDS encoding 5'-methylthioadenosine/S-adenosylhomocysteine nucleosidase — protein sequence MIAIVGVLHEEIEPIKNSFQYILEIGEIAKRPFFRGVINGNEIVLTYGCVGKVETAFITQALLDKFNVSGVILLGGAGSLSPEIGIGSIVCGTGYVEYDFSPRIQTDSVLEPSQKCFQKLMESLDCFYGIIASGDKFISSDLEAKKIREQSSALCVDMDSAAAAKVCWQNEKDFVAIKVIVDFAGSKAIEQYIENYHKLCTKPALSVLSFLSENLVICG from the coding sequence ATGATCGCCATTGTTGGTGTCCTTCATGAAGAAATTGAACCTATAAAGAATAGTTTTCAGTACATTCTTGAAATTGGAGAAATAGCAAAGCGCCCTTTTTTTCGTGGTGTGATAAATGGAAATGAAATAGTCCTGACCTACGGCTGTGTTGGAAAAGTTGAAACGGCTTTTATAACCCAAGCTTTGTTGGATAAGTTCAACGTTTCTGGTGTTATCTTACTTGGTGGTGCCGGATCTTTATCCCCAGAAATTGGAATTGGAAGCATAGTGTGTGGAACTGGGTATGTTGAATACGACTTTTCCCCAAGAATTCAAACGGATTCCGTGCTGGAACCTTCGCAGAAGTGCTTTCAAAAGCTTATGGAAAGCTTGGATTGTTTTTACGGAATTATAGCTTCTGGAGATAAATTTATATCTTCTGATTTGGAAGCAAAGAAAATTCGTGAGCAATCATCAGCACTTTGTGTAGATATGGACTCGGCGGCAGCAGCAAAGGTTTGCTGGCAAAATGAAAAAGATTTTGTTGCCATAAAAGTCATAGTTGATTTTGCTGGAAGCAAGGCCATAGAACAGTACATAGAGAATTATCACAAACTTTGCACCAAACCGGCTTTGAGCGTTTTGAGTTTTTTGTCTGAAAATCTGGTGATTTGCGGGTGA
- the meaB gene encoding methylmalonyl Co-A mutase-associated GTPase MeaB — protein MDHKQIAKLITTIENNPDKARQIVEQFPERIGRVVGFTGSPGVGKSTLVDQVVSVLRKRGKTVAVVAVDPSSPFTKGAFLGDRIRMKRHFVDDGVFIRSMASRGALGGLCDAIFDVVTLLERVGFDYVLVETVGVGQSEVEVRYVADVVVLVLSPGFGDDIQVLKSGVMEIADLYVLNKADMPESERLYDQLTAFLSISAKNIPIVKTIATTGNGVEDLVSKVETILENLQSSGELIQRRRRRTKHHAEHMLRRILQKSLEEVEEDDAHIYVEKVLKKLCQGT, from the coding sequence GTGGATCATAAACAAATCGCAAAACTGATAACCACAATTGAAAACAATCCTGATAAAGCCAGACAGATCGTTGAACAATTTCCAGAAAGAATAGGAAGAGTTGTCGGATTCACGGGAAGTCCAGGGGTAGGTAAAAGCACGCTCGTTGATCAAGTTGTTTCAGTGTTGAGAAAACGAGGAAAAACTGTGGCGGTCGTGGCAGTAGATCCATCGAGTCCATTTACAAAAGGCGCTTTTTTGGGCGATCGAATAAGGATGAAAAGACATTTTGTAGATGACGGTGTTTTCATAAGAAGCATGGCATCAAGGGGTGCACTCGGTGGTCTTTGTGATGCGATATTCGATGTTGTTACGCTTCTTGAAAGAGTTGGCTTTGACTACGTGCTTGTCGAAACAGTTGGGGTTGGACAATCGGAAGTTGAAGTAAGATACGTTGCGGACGTCGTGGTGTTGGTTTTATCACCAGGATTTGGGGATGACATTCAAGTTCTCAAATCAGGTGTTATGGAGATAGCCGATCTTTATGTTTTGAACAAAGCCGACATGCCTGAAAGCGAACGCTTGTACGATCAGCTTACGGCGTTTTTATCCATTTCAGCAAAAAATATTCCAATCGTTAAAACCATTGCCACAACTGGAAACGGAGTAGAAGATTTGGTAAGCAAGGTTGAAACTATTTTGGAAAATTTGCAATCGTCCGGTGAACTGATACAAAGACGCAGAAGAAGGACAAAGCATCATGCAGAACACATGCTAAGACGAATTCTTCAAAAAAGCCTGGAAGAAGTAGAGGAAGACGACGCACACATTTACGTGGAAAAAGTCTTGAAAAAACTTTGTCAAGGAACTTAA
- a CDS encoding cobalamin B12-binding domain-containing protein has protein sequence MKTYRILIAKPGLDGHDRGAKVVAHALRDAGFEVIYTGLRQTPEQIVKTAIQEDVDLIGLSILSGAHIELTRKVLELMKKEGIENIPIIVGGIIPPEDVPILLNMGVKKVFGPGTLLSEIIKEVKAILEEGVTKASGS, from the coding sequence ATGAAAACTTATCGAATATTGATTGCAAAGCCAGGGTTGGATGGGCACGATAGAGGTGCAAAAGTCGTTGCACACGCTCTACGTGATGCCGGATTTGAGGTCATATACACCGGCTTAAGGCAAACGCCAGAACAAATAGTAAAAACGGCCATACAGGAAGACGTCGATCTAATAGGTTTGTCAATACTATCTGGAGCTCACATAGAATTAACGAGAAAAGTCTTAGAACTCATGAAAAAAGAAGGAATTGAAAATATTCCTATCATCGTGGGTGGAATAATTCCACCGGAAGATGTGCCAATTCTTTTGAACATGGGAGTAAAGAAAGTTTTTGGACCAGGAACCTTGTTGTCTGAGATAATCAAAGAAGTTAAAGCAATCCTTGAAGAAGGAGTGACAAAAGCTAGTGGATCATAA
- a CDS encoding acyl-CoA mutase large subunit family protein, translated as MYDKDLLKKIEEAFGEWEKRTQEELTKVKERKQIFKSSSGYEIKRVYTPLDVSSIDYINDLGFPGEYPYTRGVQRTMYRARLWTMRQYAGFGTAEETNKRFKYLLQQGQTGLSVAFDLPTQMGYDSDHPLAEGEVGRVGVAIDSLKDMEILFEGIPLKDVSTSMTINSTAAILLAMYGITAEKQGAKLEELRGTIQNDVLKEYIARGTYIFPPEPSMRIVTNIFEFCSQKMPKWNTISISGYHIREAGATAVQELAFTFCDAIAYVEAAIKSGLDPNVFGKQISFFFAAHNNFLEEIAKFRAARRIWAKIMKERFNVSNPEALKLRFHTQTGGSTLTAQQPLNNIVRVTIQALAAVLGGTQSLHTNSYDEALGLPTEESVQVALRTQQIIAYESGVADTVDPLAGSFAIEALTNEIENKVWEYIEKIDSMGGMVRAIETGYVQKEIHKSAYEQQLAVERQEQIIVGVNAFRTEEEQQVKKILKVDPAVEEKQKQALKELRKSRDNNAVRAALHDLKNAAETGKNIVPYIFEAVKVYATLGEITDVLREVFGEYTEPHLF; from the coding sequence ATGTACGATAAGGACTTGTTAAAAAAAATTGAAGAGGCTTTTGGCGAATGGGAAAAAAGAACGCAGGAGGAGCTGACAAAAGTCAAGGAAAGAAAGCAGATTTTTAAATCATCGTCAGGGTATGAAATTAAGAGGGTTTACACTCCCCTTGATGTGTCGAGCATTGACTACATCAACGACTTGGGTTTTCCCGGTGAATACCCATACACACGCGGTGTGCAAAGGACCATGTACAGAGCTAGGCTTTGGACGATGAGACAGTACGCCGGCTTTGGTACAGCCGAAGAAACCAACAAAAGGTTCAAGTACCTTCTCCAACAAGGTCAAACGGGTTTGTCTGTGGCCTTTGATCTTCCAACTCAAATGGGATACGATTCTGATCATCCGTTGGCGGAAGGAGAAGTTGGAAGAGTTGGAGTAGCCATAGATTCGTTGAAAGATATGGAAATACTCTTTGAAGGGATACCGTTGAAAGATGTCAGTACTTCTATGACCATCAATTCCACCGCTGCCATTCTCTTGGCCATGTACGGTATAACCGCAGAAAAACAAGGGGCAAAACTTGAAGAACTTAGAGGAACAATCCAAAACGATGTACTCAAAGAGTACATAGCCAGAGGAACTTACATTTTCCCACCAGAACCCTCGATGAGAATAGTTACCAACATATTCGAGTTCTGTTCGCAAAAAATGCCTAAGTGGAACACGATAAGTATAAGTGGATATCACATACGCGAAGCGGGAGCTACAGCAGTTCAAGAACTTGCCTTCACCTTCTGTGATGCTATAGCTTATGTGGAAGCAGCCATAAAGTCAGGATTGGATCCAAATGTTTTCGGCAAACAGATCTCGTTCTTCTTTGCCGCGCACAACAACTTCCTTGAAGAAATAGCCAAATTCCGTGCCGCAAGAAGAATTTGGGCAAAGATAATGAAAGAAAGATTCAACGTTTCCAATCCCGAGGCTCTCAAGCTACGCTTCCACACTCAGACTGGTGGATCAACTTTGACTGCTCAACAACCCTTGAACAACATTGTCAGGGTAACGATACAAGCTCTTGCAGCTGTTTTAGGCGGAACACAATCTTTGCACACAAACTCCTATGATGAAGCGTTGGGATTACCTACCGAAGAATCGGTGCAAGTTGCCTTGAGAACACAACAAATAATCGCATACGAATCTGGCGTTGCTGATACAGTCGATCCACTGGCAGGTTCATTTGCCATAGAAGCCTTGACGAACGAAATTGAAAATAAGGTTTGGGAATACATCGAAAAAATAGATTCCATGGGTGGAATGGTGCGAGCGATTGAAACTGGGTACGTGCAGAAGGAAATTCACAAGAGTGCTTACGAACAACAATTGGCTGTGGAAAGACAAGAACAAATTATCGTTGGTGTTAACGCTTTCAGAACTGAAGAAGAGCAACAGGTGAAGAAAATACTCAAAGTCGATCCTGCCGTTGAAGAAAAGCAAAAACAAGCTTTGAAAGAACTTAGAAAAAGCAGAGACAACAACGCCGTAAGGGCTGCTTTACACGATTTGAAAAACGCAGCTGAAACTGGCAAAAACATCGTACCGTACATTTTTGAGGCAGTGAAAGTTTATGCAACGTTGGGTGAAATAACTGACGTACTCAGGGAAGTTTTTGGAGAATACACCGAACCCCATCTGTTTTAA
- a CDS encoding radical SAM protein: MVFVDPSATIPITLTGDFCALNCPHCKGHYLRSMKPFSQIEHYVKLGYKSFLISGGLNKTGELPYNEYLERLKELKNEYNLSYNFHVGFPSKIEFLADVADVISFDFFADRKILKKIYGIEYEPTKLIQLLKDLQISAVPHITIGIDHGVITHEFDALKILKDHFKVVVLNIFIPTFGTPFENFPPPPIEKVVEVFEAANLLFDKVILGCMQPKGEYRKKLQQMVSKYVDVMVKPVSNKIYHHQGCCAFFATKGLGVFENVR; the protein is encoded by the coding sequence ATGGTTTTTGTTGATCCTTCAGCAACGATACCTATAACTCTGACTGGAGATTTTTGCGCTTTGAATTGCCCCCATTGCAAGGGACATTACCTTCGTTCAATGAAACCGTTTAGCCAAATTGAGCATTATGTCAAACTTGGTTACAAATCCTTTTTGATAAGCGGAGGTTTGAACAAAACCGGTGAACTTCCTTATAATGAATATTTGGAAAGATTGAAAGAATTAAAAAACGAATACAATTTGAGCTATAACTTTCACGTTGGATTCCCAAGCAAAATCGAATTTTTGGCTGACGTAGCGGATGTCATAAGTTTTGATTTTTTTGCGGATCGAAAAATTCTTAAGAAAATCTATGGTATAGAGTATGAGCCAACTAAGTTGATACAACTTTTGAAAGATTTACAGATTTCAGCGGTACCTCACATAACTATTGGTATAGATCACGGCGTTATAACACACGAATTTGACGCTTTAAAAATTTTGAAAGATCACTTCAAAGTTGTGGTTCTAAATATTTTCATTCCAACTTTTGGCACTCCCTTTGAGAATTTTCCCCCTCCTCCCATAGAAAAAGTCGTAGAAGTATTTGAAGCTGCAAATTTACTTTTTGATAAAGTCATCTTGGGTTGTATGCAACCAAAGGGAGAATATCGCAAAAAATTGCAACAAATGGTTTCAAAGTATGTAGATGTTATGGTAAAACCTGTTTCAAACAAAATTTATCACCATCAAGGTTGTTGCGCATTTTTTGCAACAAAAGGCTTGGGGGTGTTTGAGAATGTACGATAA
- the hisS gene encoding histidine--tRNA ligase, which yields MKYERIKGTNDIYGDEIHFWNFVEQKAKRIANLFGYEEIRTPIFEMTELFTRSVGEETDIVQKEMYTFVDKGGRSITLRPEGTAPTMRAFIENSMINNGLPQRFFYIGPMFRYEKPQSGRLRQFHQFGVELLGSSHPLADAEVLILAKSFLEELGIKNYQIHLNSIGCSECRVNYKRALKDYYSKHYDQLCDDCKRRFETNVMRLLDCKVDVQLAANAPKTVDYLCKECKEHYEKLKELLNLAGVDYVEDGNLVRGLDYYTRTVFEVRHSLLGAQNTILAGGRYDGLSTELRGPDLPALGFAAGIERLIIALKSEKVEIPRKPLCLVYVIPLGEASLRHVFEITSQLRKVGIPTIMDVNARNLKAQLKHADRLNAVIAVILGENEVSRNVVLIKELDTSQQHEVQFEYAVDYIVDMLKFKGLLSGEHS from the coding sequence TTGAAATACGAACGCATTAAAGGGACGAACGATATTTACGGTGATGAAATTCACTTTTGGAACTTTGTTGAGCAAAAAGCCAAAAGGATAGCCAACTTGTTTGGCTACGAAGAAATTCGAACACCCATCTTCGAAATGACTGAACTATTCACAAGAAGTGTTGGAGAAGAAACCGATATAGTTCAGAAAGAGATGTACACTTTTGTTGACAAAGGTGGTAGAAGTATAACCCTAAGACCTGAGGGTACCGCGCCTACAATGAGAGCCTTCATAGAAAATTCGATGATAAACAACGGTCTGCCACAAAGATTTTTCTACATAGGACCAATGTTTAGATACGAAAAACCTCAAAGTGGAAGGTTAAGACAATTTCACCAATTTGGTGTAGAACTGCTTGGTTCCTCACACCCTTTAGCCGATGCCGAAGTGTTAATTTTGGCAAAAAGCTTCCTCGAAGAGCTTGGAATAAAGAATTATCAAATTCATCTGAACTCCATAGGATGTTCAGAGTGTAGGGTCAATTACAAAAGAGCTTTGAAAGATTATTACAGCAAACATTACGATCAACTTTGTGATGATTGCAAAAGGAGATTCGAAACAAACGTCATGAGACTATTAGATTGCAAAGTGGACGTTCAACTTGCTGCCAATGCGCCAAAGACCGTAGATTACTTGTGCAAAGAGTGCAAGGAGCACTATGAAAAACTCAAAGAACTTCTCAACTTGGCAGGTGTAGATTATGTGGAAGATGGCAACTTAGTTCGAGGTTTGGACTATTACACGAGAACCGTTTTCGAAGTTAGACATAGTTTACTTGGAGCTCAAAACACCATTCTGGCAGGTGGAAGATACGATGGTTTATCGACAGAACTTAGGGGACCAGATTTGCCTGCACTTGGATTTGCCGCTGGAATCGAAAGGCTGATAATAGCACTTAAGAGTGAAAAAGTTGAGATACCAAGAAAACCTTTATGTTTGGTGTACGTTATACCACTTGGAGAAGCGAGCTTAAGACATGTTTTCGAAATAACCTCACAGTTGAGAAAGGTAGGTATTCCTACGATAATGGATGTCAACGCGAGAAACCTCAAAGCTCAGTTAAAACACGCAGATCGTTTAAACGCGGTAATAGCTGTTATCCTCGGGGAAAACGAAGTTTCCCGCAACGTTGTTTTAATCAAAGAGCTTGACACAAGTCAACAGCACGAAGTTCAATTTGAATACGCGGTTGATTACATTGTCGATATGTTGAAATTCAAAGGTCTTCTAAGTGGAGAGCATTCTTAG
- a CDS encoding radical SAM protein — protein sequence MKAVIVDGYIDEPAALGVPPYISHYVRYAAGVLINLGFFVDYFTIDQIRRDDLWKMLSQYDVVFVIGGVTVPGRYVGGTPITLKEIEKIFEICERSEKLIAGPLAKFYVSKGGSKASTIQLKDCKTIGSDLVGDLVRLFTNLSPSLNNWNLVKDAALAGTEIIKKHPFYPRIICEIELSRGCERLGHCSFCIEPVFYPTFTSRPVEHVVEEIVSLYKAGCKAFRLGRAANVLAYYADRNSGKPCPQVFEELYSAIRNNCPEIEILHHDNANPSYIVRYENECAKILETIVKYNSPGDVLSFGVESFDEKVLKMNNIGNSPEIVLRAVEIVNEIGSVRVEGVPKLLPGINLLYGLIGETKETYEKNYQWLKRILEKGLLLRRINIRQVMVEPGTPLWNYYQKKKIKVDRKFFNFYKEKIRAEIDLPMFRKVFPVGTVLRKVYPEFKEGKVTFGRQLGTYPILVGIPFENVEGPIDVIIVDHGPRSVTAIRHPFDLNKVSYEELLAIPKIGKARAARILLSRPFKKFEEVEKILDDKEVVELLKNLKAVIS from the coding sequence ATGAAAGCTGTAATCGTCGATGGTTATATCGATGAACCTGCCGCACTTGGGGTACCTCCCTATATTAGCCATTATGTTCGATATGCCGCGGGAGTATTGATCAACCTAGGTTTTTTCGTCGATTATTTCACGATCGATCAAATTAGGCGCGACGATTTGTGGAAGATGTTATCTCAATACGACGTTGTTTTTGTCATCGGTGGTGTCACCGTCCCAGGAAGGTACGTTGGAGGTACACCTATCACCTTGAAAGAAATCGAAAAGATTTTTGAAATTTGCGAAAGATCAGAAAAATTGATAGCCGGACCGCTTGCAAAATTTTACGTTTCAAAAGGTGGATCAAAGGCAAGCACAATTCAGCTTAAGGATTGCAAAACCATTGGTTCAGATCTTGTTGGTGATCTTGTAAGGCTTTTCACCAATCTTAGTCCCTCTTTAAACAACTGGAACTTGGTTAAAGATGCTGCTTTAGCTGGGACTGAGATTATCAAAAAACATCCATTTTATCCACGTATCATCTGTGAGATAGAGTTATCAAGAGGTTGTGAAAGACTTGGTCATTGTTCCTTCTGCATCGAACCGGTCTTTTACCCCACTTTTACTTCTAGACCCGTGGAACACGTGGTGGAAGAAATCGTTAGTCTATACAAGGCTGGTTGTAAAGCCTTCAGACTTGGGAGAGCAGCAAATGTCTTGGCTTACTATGCGGATAGAAATTCTGGCAAACCTTGCCCACAAGTTTTTGAAGAACTTTACAGTGCGATAAGAAACAATTGCCCTGAAATAGAAATTCTTCACCATGACAATGCCAATCCTTCATACATAGTAAGGTACGAGAATGAATGTGCAAAAATTCTCGAAACGATTGTCAAGTACAACAGCCCAGGGGATGTTCTTTCATTTGGAGTGGAAAGTTTCGATGAAAAAGTTTTAAAGATGAACAACATCGGAAATTCCCCAGAAATTGTTTTGCGTGCTGTGGAAATCGTTAACGAAATTGGTTCTGTTCGAGTTGAAGGTGTTCCAAAGCTTTTACCTGGGATAAACCTTCTGTATGGTTTAATCGGCGAAACCAAAGAAACGTATGAAAAAAATTACCAGTGGTTGAAAAGAATTTTGGAGAAAGGACTGCTTCTTAGAAGAATAAACATCAGACAAGTCATGGTAGAACCAGGCACACCTTTGTGGAATTACTACCAAAAGAAAAAGATAAAAGTCGATCGAAAGTTCTTCAACTTTTACAAAGAAAAAATAAGGGCGGAAATAGATCTTCCAATGTTCAGAAAAGTTTTCCCAGTTGGAACGGTGCTTAGAAAAGTCTATCCGGAGTTTAAGGAAGGTAAAGTAACTTTTGGAAGGCAACTTGGAACGTACCCAATTTTAGTCGGAATACCCTTTGAAAACGTCGAAGGACCAATCGATGTGATAATCGTTGATCATGGGCCAAGATCTGTTACAGCTATAAGACATCCTTTTGATTTAAATAAAGTCTCATACGAAGAACTTTTGGCAATACCAAAGATAGGTAAAGCCAGAGCAGCAAGGATATTGCTCTCAAGACCATTCAAAAAATTCGAAGAAGTTGAAAAAATTTTGGATGACAAAGAAGTGGTTGAGCTTTTGAAAAATCTCAAAGCTGTGATATCATGA
- a CDS encoding RNA polymerase sigma factor produces the protein MQDEEIVEGLKKGENWAFEFLYKNYAGKIGSVAKAYLGSDDVDDVVQEVMFRIFKGIKKFKGDSKLSTWIYRITVNVCKDFLSRYKRRSEILADFTEDEETSLPHPPSDIDTSDVATGEIEYEKILEAMEKLPAEDRLLIKMRDIDGLSYEEISQILGKPVGSVKSSLHYARKKLRRLLEGAKE, from the coding sequence ATGCAAGACGAAGAAATCGTCGAAGGGTTGAAAAAGGGTGAAAATTGGGCTTTTGAGTTCTTGTATAAAAATTACGCAGGAAAAATAGGAAGCGTGGCAAAAGCCTATTTGGGATCAGATGACGTCGATGACGTTGTACAAGAGGTGATGTTTAGAATATTTAAAGGTATAAAAAAATTCAAAGGAGATTCCAAGCTTTCAACGTGGATATACCGTATAACTGTGAACGTTTGCAAGGATTTTCTTTCAAGGTACAAAAGAAGAAGTGAAATTTTAGCGGATTTCACAGAAGACGAAGAAACGAGTTTACCACATCCCCCATCGGACATAGATACATCTGATGTTGCCACCGGAGAAATTGAGTACGAAAAAATTTTGGAAGCCATGGAGAAATTGCCAGCCGAAGATAGATTGCTCATAAAAATGAGAGATATAGACGGTTTAAGTTACGAGGAAATAAGTCAAATCTTGGGAAAACCTGTTGGAAGTGTCAAAAGCAGTTTGCATTACGCAAGGAAAAAGTTAAGAAGACTCCTTGAGGGGGCGAAGGAATGA
- a CDS encoding DUF501 domain-containing protein, whose translation MEGNLVEDLKVVEKQLGRPPRVFRSVKSRCPYGYPVTIECHPESNGSPFPTLYWLTCPFLNKVISRLESKGMIKKLEQMVRNDEKLRTRYIKAHLNIIDLRDKLVTSESVRLKLKQVGTGGIRDFLSIKCLHLHVADYLSGVDNPIGEIVLKTIKQDYGNFYCHSDGILCE comes from the coding sequence TTGGAAGGCAACCTTGTTGAAGATCTGAAAGTAGTTGAAAAACAACTTGGCAGACCTCCAAGAGTTTTTCGTTCAGTCAAAAGTAGATGTCCTTATGGTTATCCTGTGACAATTGAATGTCATCCTGAGTCGAATGGCTCACCGTTTCCAACTTTGTACTGGTTGACTTGCCCTTTTTTGAACAAGGTAATTTCAAGGCTAGAATCAAAAGGGATGATCAAAAAGCTTGAACAAATGGTTAGAAATGATGAAAAATTGAGGACAAGGTATATCAAAGCACATTTGAATATAATTGATTTAAGGGACAAACTTGTGACAAGCGAAAGTGTTAGATTGAAGTTAAAACAAGTTGGAACAGGTGGTATAAGAGATTTCTTAAGCATCAAATGTTTACATTTACACGTTGCCGATTACTTATCCGGCGTGGATAATCCAATTGGAGAAATAGTTTTAAAAACAATTAAGCAAGATTATGGAAATTTCTACTGTCATAGCGATGGCATTTTGTGTGAATGA
- a CDS encoding 50S ribosomal protein L11 methyltransferase, with protein MNKVHEWIIEVDDFQPLEQYFESIGFWNYAVEKTAYSLFIKIYTEDESFVESLLKRSNAKLIEHRVLEPKDWFVYLELKPFQIAPGVIVDPTGKLKGIKGATVVKMWPSAAFGTGDHPTTKLAAQLMVENIEKIRSLLDVGCGTGILAIIAKKLGVEKVVAVDNDSTALQVAEEFCKLNKVKINLVLSDLLSSVEDKFDMVVANINTLLCVKLLEQIDKVSHKDTLVVLSGIPNDEMELVLDFALSKNFEIISVRGMEGWKATLLKI; from the coding sequence ATGAACAAGGTACACGAGTGGATCATTGAAGTTGACGATTTTCAACCTTTGGAACAATACTTTGAAAGTATTGGTTTTTGGAACTATGCCGTCGAAAAGACGGCATATTCTTTATTTATCAAAATTTACACAGAAGATGAAAGTTTCGTGGAAAGCTTGCTAAAACGTTCAAACGCAAAGTTGATCGAGCATAGAGTACTTGAACCAAAGGATTGGTTTGTTTATCTTGAACTAAAACCCTTTCAAATAGCCCCAGGTGTGATCGTGGATCCCACTGGCAAGTTAAAAGGTATAAAGGGTGCAACCGTTGTAAAGATGTGGCCTTCCGCAGCTTTTGGAACAGGAGATCATCCTACCACCAAGCTTGCCGCACAACTTATGGTTGAAAACATCGAAAAAATTCGCTCGCTGTTGGACGTAGGGTGCGGGACCGGTATACTTGCCATAATAGCGAAAAAATTGGGTGTAGAAAAAGTAGTCGCAGTCGACAATGATTCAACCGCTTTGCAAGTAGCAGAAGAATTTTGCAAACTGAACAAAGTAAAAATAAATCTTGTGCTATCGGATCTTCTAAGTTCAGTTGAGGATAAATTTGACATGGTTGTGGCAAACATAAATACCTTGTTGTGCGTAAAATTGCTTGAGCAAATTGATAAAGTTTCCCACAAAGATACTTTGGTTGTACTGTCGGGTATCCCAAACGACGAAATGGAATTGGTTTTGGACTTTGCTTTATCGAAAAACTTTGAGATAATAAGCGTGAGAGGGATGGAAGGTTGGAAGGCAACCTTGTTGAAGATCTGA
- the speE gene encoding polyamine aminopropyltransferase has product MSDKVVPGRHLWFFDYHTGGDSGLFLRISRLVHSEQTPIQRIDIFDNPTLGRVFALDGIVMTTDADEFMYHEMLAHVAMFSHRNPRNVLIIGGGDGGTLREVLKHPQVEKVTVCEIDEKVVQAAKQHLSSGQAFNNEKVQVVFENGAEYVRQFKNAFDVIIVDSTDPSTSKGGYLFTQDFYKSCFEALKEDGVMTAETEDPFYDAGWLKMAYKRISSVFPIVKVYHGYVPTYPSGFWSYIFASKNVDPIKDFRVSDAKNMSQQFRYYNEEIHVACFTLPNFLKNILAQEVRK; this is encoded by the coding sequence GTGTCGGATAAAGTCGTACCAGGTAGACATCTTTGGTTCTTCGATTACCACACAGGAGGAGACAGTGGACTATTTTTGAGAATTTCTCGGCTAGTACACTCCGAGCAAACACCGATCCAAAGAATTGATATCTTTGACAACCCAACACTTGGAAGAGTTTTTGCGCTGGATGGAATAGTTATGACAACCGATGCCGATGAATTCATGTACCACGAGATGCTTGCACATGTTGCGATGTTTTCACATCGCAATCCCAGAAACGTTTTGATCATTGGAGGGGGAGACGGGGGAACTTTACGCGAAGTTTTAAAACATCCACAAGTTGAAAAAGTCACAGTTTGCGAAATTGATGAAAAAGTAGTCCAAGCGGCAAAACAACACCTTTCATCTGGTCAAGCTTTCAACAACGAAAAGGTTCAAGTTGTCTTTGAAAATGGTGCTGAATACGTAAGGCAATTCAAAAACGCTTTTGATGTAATCATCGTAGATTCCACGGATCCTTCGACGAGCAAGGGAGGTTATTTATTCACACAAGATTTTTACAAAAGCTGCTTTGAAGCACTCAAAGAAGACGGTGTTATGACCGCTGAAACGGAAGATCCATTCTACGACGCCGGATGGTTGAAAATGGCTTATAAGCGCATCAGTTCTGTTTTCCCAATTGTGAAAGTTTATCATGGATATGTGCCAACCTATCCATCGGGATTTTGGAGTTATATATTTGCATCAAAGAATGTTGATCCAATAAAAGACTTCAGAGTATCCGATGCCAAGAACATGTCGCAGCAGTTTAGATATTACAACGAGGAAATCCATGTTGCTTGCTTTACACTACCAAATTTCCTTAAGAATATCCTTGCACAAGAAGTTCGCAAATGA
- the speD gene encoding adenosylmethionine decarboxylase: MRKSLGRHLIAEFYDCDRQALDDVNFIEQKMREAAIIAGATIINSSFHRFLPHGVSGVVIISESHLTIHTWPEYGYAAIDLFTCGEDTDPWKAFDFLKDVFKAKRTQVTEHARGDYSTIGIPADAPHKLVKGGV; the protein is encoded by the coding sequence ATGAGGAAAAGTTTGGGCAGGCACCTGATAGCGGAATTTTACGATTGCGACAGACAAGCACTCGATGATGTTAACTTCATCGAGCAAAAAATGCGAGAAGCAGCCATAATAGCTGGCGCAACGATAATAAACTCTTCTTTTCACCGGTTCCTCCCCCATGGGGTCAGCGGTGTTGTGATCATTTCAGAATCACACTTGACAATCCACACCTGGCCAGAATACGGGTATGCAGCGATAGATCTTTTCACCTGTGGAGAAGACACCGACCCATGGAAAGCTTTTGATTTCTTGAAAGACGTTTTCAAAGCAAAAAGAACGCAAGTAACAGAGCACGCGCGCGGTGATTACAGCACGATAGGAATACCGGCTGATGCTCCACACAAGTTGGTAAAGGGTGGTGTCTAA